From a region of the Calonectris borealis chromosome 2, bCalBor7.hap1.2, whole genome shotgun sequence genome:
- the LOC142078684 gene encoding fatty acid-binding protein, adipocyte, with product MCDQFVGTWKLLSSENFEDYMKELGVGFATRKMAGVAKPNVTISINGDVITIKTESTLKNTEISFKLGEEFDETTADDRKTKNVITLDNGILNQVQKWDGKETVIKRKVVDGNLVVECSMNNVTCKRVYEKA from the exons ATGTGTGACCAGTTTGTGGGCACCTGGAAGCTCCTTTCTAGTGAAAACTTTGAGGACTATATGAAAGAGCTGG GTGTGGGGTTTGCTACCAGAAAAATGGCTGGTGTGGCCAAGCCCAACGTAACTATCAGCATCAATGGTGATGTGATAACCATCAAAACAGAAAGTACCTTAAAAAATACAGAGATCTCTTTCAAGCTGGGTGAAGAGTTTGACGAGACCACAGCAgatgacagaaaaacaaag aaTGTCATAACCCTAGACAACGGCATACTGAACCAGGTGCAGAAGTGGGACGGAAAAGAGACTGTCATAAAGAGAAAAGTGGTGGATGGGAACCTGGTGGTG GAATGCAGCATGAATAATGTTACCTGCAAAAGAGTTTATGAAAAAGCATGA
- the LOC142078166 gene encoding myelin P2 protein isoform X1 gives MCNRFVGTWKLVSSENFDDYMKELGVGLATRKLGGLAKPDVIISMKGDVVTVRTESTFKNTMISFKLGQQFDETTADDRKVKSVVTLEKGALVQVQKWNGKETTIKRRLVDGKMVVECAMKGVVCTRVYERV, from the exons ATGTGTAACCGATTTGTGGGAACCTGGAAACTCGTCTCCAGTGAAAATTTTGATGACTATATGAAAGAATTGG GAGTGGGCTTAGCTACCCGGAAACTGGGTGGCCTGGCAAAGCCTGATGTGATCATCAGTATGAAAGGGGACGTAGTAACCGTCAGAACTGAAAGCACCTTCAAAAATACAATGATCTCTTTCAAACTGGGCCAGCAGTTTGATGAAACAACAGCAGATGACCGGAAAGTCAAG AGTGTTGTAACCTTGGAGAAAGGAGCATTGGTGCAAGTGCAGAAGTGGAATGGCAAAGAGACCACGATAAAGAGAAGACTGGTTGATGGGAAAATGGTGGTG GAATGTGCCATGAAAGGAGTTGTCTGCACTAGAGTCTATGAAAGAGTGTGA
- the LOC142078166 gene encoding myelin P2 protein isoform X2 encodes MCNRFVGTWKLVSSENFDDYMKELECCNLGERSIGASAEVEWQRDHDKEKTG; translated from the exons ATGTGTAACCGATTTGTGGGAACCTGGAAACTCGTCTCCAGTGAAAATTTTGATGACTATATGAAAGAATTGG AGTGTTGTAACCTTGGAGAAAGGAGCATTGGTGCAAGTGCAGAAGTGGAATGGCAAAGAGACCACGATAAAGAGAAGACTGGTTGA